In a single window of the Penaeus monodon isolate SGIC_2016 chromosome 3, NSTDA_Pmon_1, whole genome shotgun sequence genome:
- the LOC119589649 gene encoding pro-resilin-like: protein MVLKVLTLASLVVAAFALPDSHPTYGYPAPTPAYAPAKYDFNYAVNDPPSGNDFGHQEARDGDNTQGSYYVLLPDGRLQRVTYNVNGDSGYVADVTYEGEAQYPTPQTSYGPPQPSYKPPTPSYA, encoded by the exons ATGGTACTCAAA GTATTAACACTGGCCTCCCTTGTGGTTGCCGCCTTCGCACTTCCTGATAGCCACCCTACGTATGGTTACCCCGCTCCCACACCCGCTTATGCTCCAgctaagtacgacttcaactacgccgtAAACGACCCACCATCTGGTAACGACTTCGGACATCAGGAAGCCCGTGATGGAGACAACACACAGGGATCCTACTATGTCCtgcttcccgacggtcgtctccAGAGGGTCACCTACAATGTGAACGGAGATTCCGGTTACGTGGCTGATGTCACCTACGAGGGAGAAGCTCAGTATCCCACTCCACAGACTTCCTATGGGCCTCCTCAGCCTTCCTATAAGCCACCCACCCCCTCTTATGCTTAA
- the LOC119589660 gene encoding pro-resilin-like has translation MTFKAFVLAAIVVAAIALPDSQPTYGYPAPTPAYAPAKYDFNYAVNDPPSGNDFGHQEARDGDNTQGSYYVLLPDGRLQRVTYNVNGDSGYVADVTYEGEALYPTPKASYGPPQPSYKPPTPSYA, from the exons ATGACATTCAAG GCATTTGTACTGGCCGCCATTGTGGTCGCCGCTATCGCCCTTCCTGATAGTCAACCTACATATGGATACCCTGCCCCTACTCCCGCCTATGCAcctgccaagtacgacttcaactacgctGTAAACGACCCACCATCTGGTAACGACTTCGGACATCAGGAAGCCCGTGATGGAGACAAcacacagggatcctactacgtccttcttcccgacggtcgtcttcAGAGGGTGACCTACAATGTGAACGGAGATTCCGGTTACGTGGCTGATGTCACCTACGAGGGAGAGGCTCTGTACCCCACCCCAAAGGCCTCCTATGGGCCTCCCCAGCCTTCTTACAAACCGCCTACCCCCTCCTATGCTTAA